A region from the uncultured Holophaga sp. genome encodes:
- a CDS encoding flagellar hook basal-body protein — translation MDPAYYVAAGSLKARSYQLDTVSNNIANASTVGYKTERTFFSIFNKAAREGRGLPLSKDVNDGTVLAQRGTDFSQGALKPTQRKLDMAIEGNAFFMVRTSQGLQATRDGHFKLGQGGELQAADGSPVVGKNGQSIRIDATKGELSVQPDGTLQQGQETLGQLDIRAYKNANMLSRAGANRYRVEGAQQEPVQGRVNQGYLEQSGVDLATSMVDMINLNRLFEMSMKVASTISNDLDAKAIADVASTR, via the coding sequence ATGGATCCAGCCTATTACGTCGCAGCCGGGAGTCTGAAGGCCAGGTCCTACCAGCTGGACACCGTCTCGAACAACATCGCCAATGCCTCGACGGTGGGCTACAAGACCGAGCGCACCTTCTTCTCCATCTTCAACAAGGCCGCACGAGAGGGACGGGGCCTGCCCCTCAGCAAGGACGTCAATGACGGCACGGTGTTGGCCCAGCGCGGAACCGACTTCAGCCAGGGTGCCCTCAAACCCACCCAGCGCAAGCTGGACATGGCCATTGAAGGCAACGCCTTCTTCATGGTCCGGACCTCCCAGGGCCTCCAGGCCACCCGGGACGGACACTTCAAGCTGGGCCAGGGCGGCGAACTCCAGGCCGCAGATGGTTCCCCGGTAGTGGGCAAAAATGGCCAATCCATTCGGATCGATGCCACCAAGGGAGAGCTCTCGGTCCAGCCGGACGGCACCCTCCAGCAGGGCCAGGAGACCCTGGGACAGCTTGACATCCGGGCCTACAAGAACGCCAACATGCTGTCCCGGGCCGGGGCCAACCGCTACCGGGTCGAGGGTGCCCAGCAGGAACCGGTCCAGGGCCGGGTCAACCAGGGCTACCTGGAGCAGAGTGGCGTGGACCTTGCCACCTCCATGGTGGACATGATCAATCTGAACCGCCTCTTCGAGATGAGCATGAAGGTGGCGTCCACCATCAGCAACGACCTGGACGCCAAAGCCATCGCCGATGTGGCTTCCACAAGATAG
- a CDS encoding branched-chain amino acid ABC transporter permease, which translates to MHIKPTVLIGYLVSAIVLAILPVAGAPRSWLLYVFLFSIYLAMSNMWNLLAGYSGLVSLAQPAFLGLAGYAMIIGTWVGIPWYVGLIGGGIIAALFALLLSNAIFRLTGVYFSIGTMVVPEALRMVFYLWRPVGGAMNGAGAGYMVKGVESLTPTHYYWLAVAIALISVIVMRVILRSNLGLGLAAVRDNERSAAAAGVNVFRLKVYTFMISAGITGIAGAIFYLNQGYIEPSATFNAKWTMTLLLATVIGGVRSEEGPMIGSVVAVVLYFLLARYSGYSLLIQGIILVVIMLTSPQGIVGLLRKMAWYRKATGYVEG; encoded by the coding sequence ATGCATATTAAACCCACCGTACTGATCGGCTACCTCGTGTCGGCCATCGTCCTGGCCATCCTGCCTGTGGCCGGTGCCCCCAGGAGCTGGCTGCTCTATGTCTTCCTCTTCTCCATCTATCTGGCCATGTCCAATATGTGGAACCTCCTGGCCGGGTATTCCGGACTGGTCTCCCTGGCCCAGCCGGCCTTCCTCGGCCTTGCGGGCTACGCCATGATCATCGGCACCTGGGTCGGCATTCCCTGGTATGTCGGCCTGATCGGCGGAGGCATCATCGCAGCGCTCTTCGCCCTGCTCCTCTCCAACGCCATCTTCCGGCTCACCGGTGTCTACTTCTCCATCGGCACCATGGTGGTGCCCGAGGCGTTGCGCATGGTCTTCTACCTGTGGCGGCCCGTGGGCGGGGCCATGAATGGTGCTGGCGCCGGCTACATGGTCAAGGGCGTCGAGTCCCTCACCCCCACCCACTATTACTGGCTCGCCGTGGCCATCGCTCTGATCTCGGTCATTGTGATGCGGGTGATCCTTCGGTCCAACCTGGGCCTGGGCCTGGCCGCGGTGCGCGACAACGAGCGCTCCGCCGCCGCTGCTGGTGTGAACGTGTTCCGCCTGAAGGTCTACACCTTCATGATCTCCGCGGGCATCACCGGCATCGCCGGCGCCATCTTCTACCTGAACCAGGGCTACATCGAGCCCTCGGCCACCTTCAACGCCAAGTGGACCATGACCCTCCTCCTGGCCACCGTCATCGGCGGTGTCCGCTCCGAGGAAGGCCCCATGATCGGCTCCGTGGTGGCCGTGGTCCTCTACTTCCTGCTGGCCCGCTACAGCGGCTACAGCCTCCTGATCCAGGGCATCATCCTCGTGGTGATCATGCTGACCTCCCCCCAGGGCATCGTCGGCCTGCTCCGCAAGATGGCCTGGTACCGGAAGGCCACGGGATACGTCGAAGGGTGA
- a CDS encoding branched-chain amino acid ABC transporter permease: protein MGDIITPILMGIMLGGLYALTALGLSMVFGVMRVINLAHGDLVVLASYASYAVLVKLGFDPVLGLIITIPLMFIIGVLIQKYLMSKAVTIGAEAPLIIAFGLSLVIQNTNQILWTPLSRGINTGYSQTSFHLLGRQFPMIYLLDFIVGIVVMLILQEFLKRTYMGRAISAAAQDTRASKLMGVNTKRIYYYAFGIAMVSAAIAGLFLGMTFPFTPTSGTTFLTIAFGTVIIGGLGSMMGTFLGGIILGLIQTLSAYFLGANAQMLAVYVVILVILAFRPQGLFGR from the coding sequence ATGGGCGACATCATCACTCCAATCCTCATGGGCATCATGCTGGGCGGTCTCTACGCCCTCACAGCCCTGGGTCTCTCCATGGTCTTCGGCGTCATGCGGGTCATCAACCTGGCCCACGGCGACCTGGTCGTGCTGGCCAGCTATGCCTCCTACGCCGTGCTGGTCAAGCTGGGCTTCGATCCCGTGCTGGGCCTCATCATCACCATCCCCCTGATGTTCATCATCGGTGTGCTCATCCAGAAATACCTGATGAGCAAGGCCGTCACCATCGGCGCCGAAGCGCCTCTCATCATCGCCTTCGGCCTCTCCCTGGTCATCCAGAACACCAACCAGATCCTCTGGACCCCCCTCTCCCGCGGCATCAACACCGGATATTCCCAGACCAGCTTCCACCTCCTGGGCAGGCAGTTCCCCATGATCTACCTCCTGGACTTCATCGTGGGCATCGTGGTCATGCTCATCCTCCAGGAATTTCTCAAGCGCACGTACATGGGACGGGCCATCTCGGCGGCCGCCCAGGATACCCGGGCCTCCAAGCTCATGGGTGTCAACACCAAGCGCATCTACTACTACGCCTTCGGCATCGCCATGGTTTCGGCCGCCATCGCCGGCCTCTTCCTGGGCATGACCTTCCCCTTCACTCCCACCTCGGGCACCACCTTCCTCACCATCGCCTTCGGCACGGTGATCATCGGCGGCCTGGGCAGCATGATGGGCACCTTCCTGGGCGGTATCATCCTGGGTCTCATCCAGACCCTGAGTGCCTACTTCCTGGGTGCCAACGCGCAGATGCTCGCTGTTTACGTGGTCATTCTGGTCATCCTGGCCTTCCGCCCCCAGGGCCTCTTCGGACGCTAG